Proteins co-encoded in one Bradyrhizobium sp. 170 genomic window:
- a CDS encoding bifunctional [glutamine synthetase] adenylyltransferase/[glutamine synthetase]-adenylyl-L-tyrosine phosphorylase translates to MNSSALAARFVSGPHITASSNAEQRLGDWLAELQPQHAAEIGAWLDCPPARAILLGIAEFSPYLFDLIRADAARLIRLLACDPEQHLTSLMEKTSHDVFAAASEADVMHLLRRMKSEAALLIALCDIGGVWPVMRVTAALTELATVSVQAALRFLLRQEVARGRMTAFNHDRPEEGSGLIVLAMGKMGAGELNYSSDIDLIVFFDPAATSLVADIEPAPFFVRVTQALARLLQQRSGDGYVFRVDLRLRPDPASTQVAISTEAALHYYEREGRTWERAAMIKARVCAGDAGAGEALIAELAPFVWRKHLDFAALADVHDMKRQMQTYRGQSEIAVEGHNVKVGRGGIREIEFFAQTQQLIAGGRHPQLRVRPTLHALQVLATSNWITFQAFDELTAAYEFLRRVEHRLQMIADEQTHALPEDAEAVERFANFFGYENRTAFAKDLLGHLNIVQGHYGKLFEGDPTGTVQLPQVNYAAGPEDARLLDHLTTLGFKMPVAVAGTLQLWMQGNYRALRNEATKSAFIEFVPGLIDGLAHAEDPDDAVTAFDRFLGALQRGGRLISLLRENRELVALVALILGAAPRLGDMLARQPQIMDGLIDPRFFGAMPDQKELSARLATTLKDADSYEDFLDRLRLFGQESLFLIGTRILSGTVSAQQASVAFADVAEGIVHTVHGLVRDQFATQYGRIKGQETAILAMGRLGSREMTASSDLDLILLYDFDADSPDSDGERSLHGAQYFARLTQRLISAFTTRTNYGVLYDVDMRLRPSGRAGPLASRIDSFADYQEREAWTWEHMALTRARVISASPAFRAGIEDIIRSVMTRPRDAASTAGDVADMRRAIALEKGEDDIWDLKLAAGGLVDIDFIAQYLQLVHAAEKPEILSVSTLQVLDNAARLGVLPHSDAEILRSAARLYHDLTQILRLCVTGKFNPETSGDNLLHVMARAGDTPDFSTLEARVRETQGEVRRVFLALVGGGSSA, encoded by the coding sequence ATGAATTCCTCCGCCTTGGCCGCGCGGTTCGTGAGCGGGCCGCATATTACCGCCAGCAGCAACGCCGAACAACGCCTGGGAGACTGGCTCGCTGAACTGCAGCCGCAGCATGCGGCTGAGATCGGCGCTTGGCTGGATTGTCCGCCGGCCCGGGCCATCCTGCTCGGCATCGCCGAGTTCTCGCCCTACCTGTTCGACCTGATCCGCGCTGATGCCGCGCGGCTGATCCGCCTCCTGGCATGCGACCCGGAACAGCATCTCACCTCACTGATGGAGAAAACGTCGCACGACGTGTTCGCCGCCGCGAGCGAGGCCGACGTGATGCATCTGCTTCGCCGCATGAAGTCGGAGGCGGCGTTGCTGATCGCTTTGTGCGACATCGGCGGGGTGTGGCCGGTGATGCGGGTGACGGCGGCGCTGACCGAACTTGCGACCGTCTCGGTGCAGGCGGCCTTGCGCTTCCTGCTGCGCCAGGAGGTCGCGCGCGGCCGCATGACCGCCTTCAATCACGACCGGCCGGAGGAGGGTTCTGGCCTGATCGTGCTCGCGATGGGCAAGATGGGCGCGGGCGAACTGAACTATTCCAGCGACATCGACCTGATCGTGTTTTTCGATCCCGCCGCCACTTCGCTGGTGGCAGATATCGAGCCGGCGCCGTTCTTCGTGCGCGTGACGCAGGCGCTGGCCCGCCTGCTGCAGCAGCGCTCCGGCGACGGCTACGTGTTCCGCGTCGATCTGCGCCTGCGGCCCGATCCGGCCTCGACGCAGGTGGCGATTTCGACCGAGGCGGCGCTGCATTATTACGAGCGCGAAGGTCGCACCTGGGAACGCGCCGCGATGATCAAGGCGCGCGTCTGCGCCGGCGACGCCGGGGCAGGCGAGGCGCTGATCGCGGAACTTGCGCCGTTCGTTTGGCGCAAGCACCTGGATTTTGCCGCGCTCGCCGACGTCCACGACATGAAGCGGCAGATGCAGACCTATCGCGGCCAGAGCGAGATCGCGGTCGAAGGCCATAACGTCAAGGTCGGCCGCGGCGGCATCCGCGAGATCGAGTTTTTCGCGCAGACGCAGCAGCTCATTGCCGGCGGCCGTCACCCGCAATTGCGGGTGCGCCCCACGCTGCACGCGTTGCAGGTGTTGGCCACCAGCAACTGGATCACCTTTCAGGCCTTTGACGAACTGACGGCGGCTTACGAATTCCTGCGCCGCGTCGAGCATCGGCTGCAAATGATCGCGGACGAGCAGACCCATGCGCTGCCCGAAGATGCCGAGGCCGTGGAGCGCTTTGCGAACTTCTTCGGCTATGAGAACAGGACAGCCTTTGCGAAGGATCTGCTCGGCCATCTCAACATCGTGCAGGGGCACTACGGCAAGCTGTTTGAGGGCGATCCGACCGGCACGGTGCAACTTCCGCAGGTCAATTACGCCGCAGGGCCAGAGGATGCACGCCTGCTCGACCATCTGACGACGCTCGGCTTCAAGATGCCGGTCGCGGTAGCTGGCACCCTGCAACTCTGGATGCAGGGCAATTATCGCGCGCTCCGCAATGAAGCGACCAAGTCAGCCTTCATCGAATTCGTGCCCGGCCTGATCGACGGGCTGGCGCATGCCGAAGACCCTGATGACGCCGTGACCGCGTTCGATCGCTTTCTCGGCGCCTTGCAGCGCGGCGGCCGGCTGATTTCACTGTTGAGAGAGAACCGCGAGCTGGTCGCGCTGGTGGCCTTGATCCTCGGCGCGGCGCCGCGGCTCGGCGACATGCTGGCGCGCCAGCCGCAGATCATGGACGGCCTGATCGATCCCCGTTTCTTTGGTGCGATGCCGGACCAGAAGGAGTTGTCGGCGCGGCTGGCGACGACGCTGAAGGATGCGGACTCCTACGAAGATTTTCTCGATCGCCTGCGGCTGTTCGGCCAGGAGAGCCTGTTCCTGATCGGCACGCGCATCTTGTCCGGCACGGTGTCCGCCCAGCAGGCCAGCGTCGCTTTTGCCGACGTCGCCGAAGGCATCGTGCACACCGTGCACGGCCTGGTCCGGGATCAGTTCGCCACCCAGTACGGCCGCATCAAGGGGCAGGAGACCGCGATCCTCGCGATGGGCCGGCTCGGCAGCCGCGAGATGACGGCGTCTTCCGATCTCGACCTGATCCTGCTGTACGATTTCGACGCGGATAGTCCCGATTCCGACGGCGAACGATCGCTGCACGGCGCGCAATATTTTGCGCGGCTGACCCAGCGGCTGATCTCGGCGTTCACCACGCGGACCAATTACGGCGTGCTCTATGACGTCGATATGCGGCTGCGCCCATCGGGCCGCGCCGGCCCGCTGGCGTCGCGGATCGATTCCTTTGCCGATTACCAGGAACGCGAAGCCTGGACCTGGGAGCACATGGCGCTGACGCGGGCGCGGGTGATTTCGGCTTCACCGGCGTTTCGCGCCGGGATCGAGGACATCATCCGCAGCGTGATGACGCGGCCACGCGACGCGGCCTCCACCGCCGGCGATGTCGCCGACATGCGCCGGGCGATCGCGCTGGAAAAGGGCGAGGACGACATCTGGGACCTCAAGCTCGCCGCCGGCGGGCTGGTCGATATCGATTTCATCGCGCAGTATCTGCAACTCGTGCACGCCGCGGAAAAACCCGAAATCCTCAGCGTCTCCACGCTGCAGGTGCTCGACAACGCCGCGCGCCTCGGCGTGCTGCCGCACTCCGACGCCGAGATTTTGCGCTCAGCGGCGCGGCTCTATCACGACCTGACGCAGATCTTGCGGCTTTGCGTCACCGGCAAGTTCAACCCGGAAACCTCGGGCGATAATCTCTTGCACGTGATGGCGCGCGCCGGCGACACGCCTGATTTCTCGACGCTGGAAGCACGCGTGCGCGAGACGCAAGGCGAGGTGAGGCGGGTGTTTCTGGCGTTGGTGGGCGGCGGTTCTTCCGCCTGA